One Brassica napus cultivar Da-Ae chromosome C2, Da-Ae, whole genome shotgun sequence DNA window includes the following coding sequences:
- the BNAANNG00350D gene encoding uncharacterized protein BNAANNG00350D codes for MAHQEEGWPLGLRPVNARIGGLTREPHHEQVSAGSISFSSLHSPSPSSPSSSDLDSQSMGSFFRDRGYTLGNLMGISSFLELSRRSNRTRIDQTASRNHQHQKNLKSYKPWIFSICSKLSTHSTIIPHNKITINEYNRRNNVQSLGHFLMVERRAIGSTSRSTPTM; via the exons ATGGCTCACCAG GAAGAAGGATGGCCGTTGGGTCTGAGACCAGTAAATGCAAGAATTGGAGGACTCACAAGAGAACCTCATCATGAACAAGTTTCTGCTGGTTCCATCTCCTTCAGCTCTCTTCACTCTCCTTCTCCCTCCTCTCCCTCTTCCTCCGATCTTGATTCCCAG TCGATGGGATCATTTTTTCGAGATAGGGGCTACACACTAGGAAACCTAATGGGGATATCAAGCTTTCTAGAACTTTCAAGAAGATCAAATCGAACAAGGATTGATCAAACAGCTTCTAGGAATCATCAACATCAGAAGAATCTCAAATCTTACAAGCCATGGATTTTCTCTATATGTTCCAAACTAAGCACACATTCTACTATCATTCCCCATAACAAAATTACTATAAACGAGTATAACCGTCGTAACAATGTGCAATCTCTCGGACATTTCCTCATGGTGGAGAGACGAGCCATCGGATCAACCTCACGGTCCACACCAACCATGTGA